A genome region from Tolypothrix sp. PCC 7712 includes the following:
- a CDS encoding GUN4 domain-containing protein, which yields MVPLPLIVDTIISNLLENTANSISRTIDEIATSYSTSAFLGSLLKDDNRYIEAIIQSQVISDNHLNELPKQLRVECSKQLLELLGEWQTNQVQRQLPDIRNFFEQRNLSNIFSREETYNILSNGQKKHRLLVLVAPPHISPHCPSSLQHDLPIELPEKLKTFLHRDYPLNSDLCPVEFYGDYFMRAISDTDILQLQQILPPIPTVVMHSKITDYEVYFHVNFWHPNNSKIIKINLPTWNWEEAYEALQAADYNETRAIRTIRQIIVTLHQLLAALLTDWYYLHLNHLYEPQLFDLEPELAIGQCSSDLLKPYTDILHDFYLQQKQAHQETLNYLIHEKSAKFSEINIGVEKTIIKPEYFRIGQDDVQIFNNKFSIDYSNLQLLLSEKNWQAADIETTKIIFTIASQQINNLNLELPMMNQILFSDESIANFPCEDLRIIDKLWLNYSNLHFGFSIQTCIWQRASQTSEELNLKCKDFTEHVAWIVNGKWLKDEQINYSLEAPLGHLPFDFTNLFISKDLKNLNKWGCWYELYDRIQTCAI from the coding sequence ATGGTACCTTTACCTCTTATAGTTGACACAATTATCTCAAATTTGCTTGAAAATACTGCTAATAGCATTAGCAGAACAATCGATGAAATCGCTACTAGTTATAGTACTTCAGCTTTCTTGGGATCTTTACTTAAGGATGACAATCGCTACATAGAAGCAATCATACAATCTCAAGTAATTAGCGACAATCACCTTAATGAGTTACCAAAACAGTTGCGTGTGGAGTGTAGTAAACAACTTCTTGAATTATTAGGTGAATGGCAAACTAATCAAGTTCAGCGTCAATTACCAGATATTCGCAACTTCTTTGAACAAAGAAATTTATCAAATATTTTTAGTCGGGAAGAAACTTACAATATTTTAAGTAATGGGCAAAAAAAACATCGGTTACTAGTATTAGTGGCACCACCACATATTAGTCCTCATTGTCCATCTTCTTTGCAACATGATTTACCAATTGAACTTCCAGAAAAATTAAAAACTTTTCTCCATAGAGATTATCCTCTCAACAGTGACCTATGCCCTGTAGAATTCTATGGCGACTATTTTATGCGTGCCATTAGTGATACAGATATCCTTCAATTACAACAAATTTTGCCGCCTATTCCTACAGTCGTAATGCACAGCAAAATTACTGATTATGAAGTTTATTTTCATGTAAATTTTTGGCATCCCAATAATAGCAAAATAATTAAAATTAATCTACCTACTTGGAACTGGGAAGAAGCCTATGAAGCTTTACAAGCAGCTGATTATAATGAGACGCGGGCTATTCGCACTATTAGGCAAATTATAGTGACGCTTCACCAACTGCTAGCAGCATTGCTCACAGATTGGTATTACTTACATCTCAATCATTTATACGAACCACAACTATTTGATTTAGAGCCAGAGTTGGCAATTGGGCAATGCTCATCAGATTTGCTCAAACCATATACTGATATCCTGCACGATTTTTATCTACAGCAAAAGCAAGCCCATCAAGAGACTTTGAACTATTTAATTCATGAAAAATCTGCAAAATTTAGTGAAATTAATATCGGAGTTGAAAAAACTATAATTAAACCAGAATATTTTAGAATTGGTCAAGACGATGTTCAAATTTTTAACAATAAATTTAGTATAGATTACTCTAATTTGCAGCTTCTTCTATCAGAAAAAAACTGGCAAGCAGCAGATATAGAAACCACAAAAATTATTTTCACTATCGCAAGTCAACAAATAAACAACTTGAATTTAGAGTTACCAATGATGAATCAGATATTGTTTTCTGACGAATCTATTGCAAATTTTCCTTGTGAAGATTTGCGGATCATTGATAAGCTCTGGTTGAATTATAGTAATTTACATTTTGGATTTAGTATTCAAACTTGTATTTGGCAAAGAGCAAGCCAAACATCTGAAGAGCTAAATTTAAAATGCAAAGATTTTACCGAGCATGTCGCTTGGATTGTAAATGGTAAGTGGCTCAAAGACGAGCAAATAAATTATAGTCTTGAGGCTCCTTTAGGGCATCTTCCCTTTGATTTCACGAACTTATTTATCAGTAAAGATTTAAAAAATCTGAATAAATGGGGTTGTTGGTATGAGTTGTACGATCGTATCCAAACTTGTGCAATATAA
- the lysS gene encoding lysine--tRNA ligase: MSEEDIRATRLEKIDQLKQLGMNPYAYRWESTHHAAQLQEKFADLPSGEEVDLEVAIAGRILARRVFGKLAFFTLQDETGTIQLYLEKNRIQESMADIDADAFNHLKQLSDAGDILGVKGTIKRTEKGELSVYVKQYSILTKSLLPLPDKWHGLTDVAKRYRQRYVDLIVNPEVRQTFRRRAQITAGIRRYLEQRDFLEIETPVLQSEAGGADARPFITYHNTLDMELYLRIATELHLKRLIVGGFEKVFELGRIFRNEGISTRHNPEFTTIEIYQAYADYNDMMALTEGIITTVAQEVLGTLQITYQGVAVDLTPPWRRVTMHDLVKEYTGLDFNAFQTVEEAKTASKNAGIPGVDEAQSIGKLLNLAFEEKVEANLIQPTFVIDYPVEISPLAKPHRSKSGLVERFELFIVGRETGNSFSELTDPIDQRERLEAQAARKAAGDLEAQGVDEDFLTALEYGMPPTGGLGIGIDRLVMLLTDSASIRDAIAFPLLKPEKSDSSPEATT, from the coding sequence ATGTCGGAAGAAGATATCCGTGCCACGAGGCTGGAAAAAATAGACCAGCTAAAACAACTGGGAATGAATCCCTATGCCTATCGATGGGAGTCTACCCACCACGCAGCACAACTACAAGAAAAATTTGCTGATTTACCTAGTGGTGAAGAAGTTGATTTAGAAGTTGCCATTGCTGGGCGCATTCTGGCGCGTCGTGTCTTTGGTAAACTGGCTTTCTTCACCTTGCAAGATGAAACAGGCACGATTCAGCTTTATTTAGAGAAAAATCGCATTCAAGAAAGCATGGCTGATATTGATGCTGATGCTTTCAATCACCTCAAGCAACTCTCAGACGCAGGCGACATCCTGGGAGTCAAAGGCACTATAAAACGGACTGAAAAGGGCGAGTTATCTGTCTACGTCAAACAATACAGTATTCTAACCAAATCCTTATTACCTCTACCCGACAAGTGGCACGGGTTGACTGATGTGGCTAAACGCTACCGTCAGCGTTATGTTGACTTGATTGTTAACCCTGAAGTGCGACAAACTTTCCGCCGCCGCGCCCAAATTACTGCGGGTATTCGTCGCTATTTAGAACAGCGCGATTTTCTGGAAATTGAAACGCCAGTGCTGCAAAGTGAGGCTGGGGGTGCGGATGCACGTCCGTTTATCACCTATCACAACACCTTAGATATGGAGTTGTATCTGCGGATTGCCACAGAACTGCATTTGAAAAGGTTGATTGTTGGTGGTTTTGAAAAGGTATTTGAGTTAGGGCGAATTTTCCGCAACGAAGGAATTTCGACTCGACATAACCCGGAATTTACCACAATTGAAATTTACCAAGCCTACGCTGACTACAATGACATGATGGCGCTAACAGAGGGAATTATCACCACTGTTGCCCAAGAAGTACTCGGCACACTGCAGATTACCTACCAAGGAGTAGCTGTTGATTTGACACCACCTTGGCGGCGGGTAACAATGCATGACTTAGTCAAAGAATACACAGGCTTGGATTTTAATGCCTTCCAAACAGTAGAAGAGGCAAAAACAGCCAGTAAAAATGCTGGGATTCCTGGTGTAGATGAAGCTCAATCTATTGGTAAGTTACTGAATTTAGCCTTTGAAGAAAAAGTAGAAGCCAACTTAATTCAGCCAACTTTTGTTATTGACTATCCCGTAGAAATTTCGCCCTTAGCGAAGCCGCACCGTTCTAAGTCTGGTTTGGTAGAAAGGTTTGAGTTATTCATTGTAGGGCGGGAGACTGGTAACAGTTTCTCAGAACTTACCGACCCCATCGACCAAAGAGAACGTCTCGAAGCCCAAGCTGCACGCAAAGCTGCTGGCGACTTAGAAGCCCAAGGCGTTGACGAGGACTTTTTAACAGCTTTGGAATATGGTATGCCACCTACAGGGGGATTGGGAATTGGGATTGATAGGTTGGTGATGCTATTAACTGATTCTGCCAGTATTCGGGATGCGATCGCCTTCCCCCTACTCAAACCCGAAAAATCTGACTCATCCCCAGAAGCAACTACCTAA
- a CDS encoding type II toxin-antitoxin system RelE/ParE family toxin — MTWTWEVYQDGNGEIPKDLLAFFIRMIPAEEEPENPPKPLLSASETRRLQVNLGYLCNKGLASLTSGIFEKLEDDLYELRMTKSEHNPRFILTAVTPQRFVVLHAFMKKYNDAIKERDKAPARERLRQLQQRNHEKA; from the coding sequence GTGACCTGGACTTGGGAAGTTTATCAAGATGGCAATGGAGAAATCCCCAAAGATTTACTTGCTTTTTTCATCAGGATGATTCCAGCAGAGGAGGAACCAGAAAATCCACCAAAGCCATTACTCAGTGCTTCCGAAACCAGACGCTTGCAGGTTAATCTGGGCTACCTGTGCAACAAAGGACTAGCATCACTCACCAGCGGCATTTTTGAAAAGCTGGAAGATGATCTGTATGAGTTACGGATGACCAAGAGTGAACATAATCCACGGTTTATCTTAACGGCTGTGACTCCTCAGCGATTTGTGGTGCTACATGCCTTTATGAAAAAATACAACGACGCTATCAAAGAAAGAGACAAAGCGCCTGCAAGAGAGAGATTGCGGCAATTGCAGCAGAGGAATCATGAAAAAGCCTAA
- a CDS encoding helix-turn-helix domain-containing protein, whose amino-acid sequence MKKPNFQAWLQQPISEDSEVILAGKLEYLRLYLTDAMREIRNKAGLTQAQLAEQLGVQQAAVSKLESALKDHELESVLHYLHTLGADLLVAVKQGDDLYQASDNDGVLLVDVPEIVAQKALAANMSVREYVRAAIEKFSSEDNRLRTALVKLLESDDLVAVKVRERLSTKTTQEIALELEKCLNLSEEDRIFAIKNVLAGSVAVGESNRGSNNEIDEIELLDLAEELVEKLVDFIDKHN is encoded by the coding sequence ATGAAAAAGCCTAATTTTCAAGCTTGGTTACAACAGCCAATCAGCGAAGACTCAGAGGTGATTTTGGCGGGGAAGCTAGAATATTTACGCCTCTATCTTACCGATGCCATGCGGGAAATACGTAATAAAGCAGGATTAACTCAGGCACAGCTAGCCGAACAACTGGGAGTACAGCAAGCGGCGGTGTCAAAGCTAGAATCGGCGCTAAAAGACCATGAATTGGAATCTGTGTTGCACTATTTACATACCTTGGGTGCAGATTTGCTAGTAGCAGTCAAGCAAGGAGATGACTTATATCAAGCTAGCGATAATGATGGTGTATTGCTAGTAGATGTACCAGAGATAGTGGCACAAAAGGCATTAGCTGCAAACATGAGTGTGCGGGAATATGTTCGTGCAGCAATTGAGAAGTTTTCTAGTGAGGATAATAGACTGAGAACAGCTTTAGTAAAACTGCTGGAAAGTGATGATTTAGTAGCAGTGAAAGTAAGAGAGCGGTTGAGTACAAAGACAACACAGGAAATTGCTCTAGAGTTAGAAAAATGTCTGAATTTATCTGAAGAAGACCGAATTTTTGCTATTAAAAATGTATTAGCTGGTAGTGTGGCGGTTGGAGAAAGTAATCGCGGAAGCAATAATGAGATTGATGAAATTGAGTTGTTAGATTTAGCAGAAGAACTAGTAGAGAAGTTAGTAGATTTCATTGATAAACATAACTAA
- a CDS encoding CHAT domain-containing protein, whose product MSFNNIVKGFGVKKPKKNQNQYTIYINFLQKLLKVISSNPNKPKVAYRLLEANQDKLNQEFPPVFRRWLTTKLSTNSQQAYATADATLKLMLLLNKFEQGNRVVCQEICIAGYEVVLTLVTRSHFPEIWAMIQHNLGELYLECWRGERAENIEKAIRCFYQELEIHTPKRYPQQWLGAKNDLGLAYSDRIKGERSENIKQAIQHLTEAIQAFPPERFTELWFKLKSNLASISVENTEDDIEDIQQELSQLTRNLFTKEENPKEWANIQLNIGDYYDVNHTGDRAKNLEKAIHSYTQALQVFSPETYPEEWGKVQQHLGNSYLRRIRGDEAENIESAIDCFTQALQVRTQQHLPEAWAKTKSYLGIAFRRRIDGDKSENLELSLQHCQDALQVDIRARDPHLWAEIQLHLATVYVDRMRGSKTENIKQAIFYFQQALQEYTPERNPEFCGLTHMELGIAYGGIQDFEKAIYHFQEALQVCTRDRFPERWADIQHNLGGAYANRIQGNHQENIALAIHCWQQELEIYTPNRFPRLSYDAGRSLAFISLMEDKWETAIQGYATAIEAIETYRTWDNSETRRQEILEEAIDVYQEMVEICIKAGQIEKAFEYAERSRSKRLVDLMASNDLYQSGEIPPAVKELLQQYEQLQQQIDQERDRPKANDNGSQTRAVFQAYNEAIASLEAEKQQVWEQIRRLDPVLAGEIQVSAPNFSAIQKLIDQPTTAILSFYTTDNDTHIFVLQQNQITLHTCAGQGIETLQDWIEQNWISAYTSDIQTWNSQINQSLGELAQRLQLSELISQHLEGIEELILVPHLLLHQIPFAALPIGNHQYLGDQFLIRYTPSCQILEFCQQRDKIENCELYGTVEDATDDLPCASFEGEQLAKLYNIPHSQRLRGSIQATKANYRQLAQQVQVLHCCHHAESCLDNPLASYLKLGDGTITLGQLMTPGWRLPNLSDVFLSCCETNLGIPGLTDDILTLSTGFLCAGARSVVSTLWAVDDLATAVFSVFYYQHRQQGKSRPEALRQAQISLRSLRKEDIKEISPEAQARERELIKSRKQYSPGTLEHRQWEREYKMYARFNRLIQAIESSTEEYPFSHPRYWSAFICQGLR is encoded by the coding sequence ATGAGCTTTAATAATATAGTGAAAGGTTTTGGTGTTAAAAAACCAAAAAAGAACCAAAATCAATATACAATTTATATTAATTTTTTACAAAAATTATTAAAGGTAATTTCATCTAATCCAAATAAACCTAAAGTTGCTTATCGGTTGCTTGAAGCTAACCAAGATAAGTTGAATCAGGAATTTCCTCCAGTTTTCAGGCGCTGGTTAACAACTAAATTATCTACAAATTCTCAACAAGCTTATGCTACAGCAGATGCTACTTTAAAATTAATGCTCCTGTTGAATAAGTTTGAGCAGGGAAATAGAGTTGTTTGTCAGGAGATTTGCATTGCTGGTTATGAAGTTGTACTAACGTTAGTTACTCGTTCTCACTTTCCCGAAATATGGGCGATGATTCAACACAATCTTGGGGAATTATACCTGGAATGTTGGAGAGGAGAACGAGCAGAGAATATTGAAAAAGCTATCCGCTGTTTTTATCAAGAATTAGAAATACACACACCAAAGCGCTATCCTCAACAATGGCTAGGCGCAAAGAATGACCTTGGACTTGCCTATAGCGATCGCATTAAAGGTGAACGTTCTGAGAATATTAAGCAAGCAATTCAGCATCTGACAGAGGCCATCCAAGCATTTCCACCAGAACGGTTTACTGAACTATGGTTCAAGCTTAAGTCTAATCTTGCTAGCATTTCCGTTGAAAACACGGAAGATGATATAGAAGATATTCAACAGGAACTCAGTCAGTTAACACGGAACTTATTTACAAAAGAGGAAAACCCAAAAGAATGGGCAAATATCCAACTAAATATTGGTGATTATTATGATGTCAATCATACAGGAGATAGAGCTAAAAATTTAGAAAAAGCTATCCACTCTTATACACAAGCATTACAAGTATTTAGCCCAGAAACATATCCCGAAGAGTGGGGCAAAGTTCAACAACATTTGGGTAATTCCTATCTGCGTCGTATCCGAGGAGATGAAGCCGAAAATATTGAATCGGCTATCGATTGTTTTACGCAAGCTCTACAAGTAAGGACGCAACAACATTTACCCGAAGCATGGGCTAAAACCAAAAGCTATTTAGGTATTGCTTTTCGCAGACGTATTGATGGAGATAAATCGGAAAATTTAGAACTGTCTCTTCAACATTGCCAAGATGCTTTACAAGTGGATATCCGCGCTCGCGATCCACACCTATGGGCAGAAATTCAATTACATCTTGCTACAGTTTACGTCGATAGAATGCGCGGTTCTAAAACTGAGAATATTAAACAGGCTATTTTCTATTTTCAGCAAGCACTGCAAGAATATACTCCAGAGCGCAATCCAGAATTTTGTGGTTTAACTCACATGGAACTAGGGATTGCTTATGGTGGAATTCAGGATTTTGAAAAAGCTATATATCACTTCCAAGAAGCATTACAAGTATGTACTCGCGATCGCTTTCCTGAAAGATGGGCTGATATTCAACATAATCTCGGTGGTGCTTATGCAAATCGCATCCAAGGAAATCATCAAGAAAATATTGCTTTAGCTATCCACTGTTGGCAGCAAGAGTTAGAAATATATACACCTAATAGGTTTCCTCGGCTATCCTATGACGCAGGAAGATCTCTTGCCTTCATAAGTCTTATGGAAGATAAGTGGGAAACAGCCATTCAAGGCTACGCCACAGCTATAGAAGCGATCGAAACCTATCGTACCTGGGATAATTCTGAAACTCGCCGCCAAGAAATTCTAGAAGAAGCTATTGATGTTTATCAAGAGATGGTAGAAATCTGCATTAAAGCAGGACAAATAGAAAAAGCCTTTGAATATGCCGAGCGATCGCGCTCTAAACGCCTGGTAGACTTAATGGCAAGTAACGACCTCTACCAAAGCGGCGAAATTCCCCCAGCAGTCAAGGAATTATTGCAGCAGTATGAACAACTGCAACAGCAAATTGATCAAGAACGTGATCGCCCAAAAGCCAACGATAATGGTAGTCAAACACGCGCTGTATTCCAAGCTTACAACGAAGCGATCGCATCCTTGGAAGCAGAAAAACAGCAAGTTTGGGAACAAATCAGACGCTTAGATCCTGTGTTAGCTGGCGAAATTCAAGTTAGCGCCCCTAATTTTTCCGCAATCCAAAAGCTGATTGACCAGCCTACTACCGCTATTCTCAGTTTTTATACTACCGATAACGACACCCATATCTTTGTCCTGCAGCAAAATCAAATTACCCTTCACACTTGCGCCGGACAAGGGATAGAAACGCTGCAAGACTGGATTGAGCAGAATTGGATATCAGCTTATACAAGTGATATCCAGACATGGAATAGCCAAATTAATCAGAGTCTGGGCGAACTAGCTCAACGTTTGCAACTGTCTGAATTAATTTCTCAACATTTAGAAGGTATCGAAGAACTAATTCTAGTACCTCACTTGTTGCTGCACCAAATTCCCTTTGCGGCTTTACCAATTGGAAATCATCAATATCTAGGAGATCAGTTTCTGATTCGCTATACTCCTAGCTGCCAAATCTTAGAGTTTTGTCAACAACGCGACAAGATAGAAAACTGCGAATTGTATGGCACTGTTGAAGATGCCACAGATGATTTACCCTGCGCCAGTTTTGAAGGTGAACAACTTGCCAAACTATACAACATTCCTCACTCTCAACGCCTGAGAGGTAGCATTCAAGCGACTAAAGCTAATTATCGTCAGCTAGCTCAACAAGTCCAAGTACTTCACTGCTGTCATCATGCTGAATCATGTCTTGACAATCCCCTGGCATCATATTTGAAATTGGGGGATGGCACTATTACTTTAGGGCAGTTAATGACACCAGGATGGCGTTTACCTAATCTCTCTGATGTTTTTCTTTCCTGCTGCGAGACGAATTTGGGTATTCCTGGGCTAACAGATGATATTCTCACCCTCTCCACTGGCTTTTTGTGTGCTGGTGCGAGAAGCGTTGTCAGTACTCTCTGGGCAGTAGATGATTTAGCCACAGCAGTATTTTCAGTATTTTACTACCAACATCGACAACAGGGTAAAAGTCGTCCGGAAGCTTTACGACAAGCCCAAATCTCCTTACGCAGTTTAAGGAAAGAGGATATTAAAGAAATTTCTCCAGAAGCACAAGCCAGGGAAAGGGAACTGATAAAAAGTAGAAAACAATACAGCCCTGGGACATTAGAACATCGCCAATGGGAGCGTGAATATAAGATGTATGCTCGATTTAACCGATTAATTCAAGCCATCGAAAGTTCTACGGAAGAGTATCCCTTTTCACATCCGCGTTACTGGTCTGCTTTCATCTGTCAGGGTTTAAGATAA
- the tnpC gene encoding IS66 family transposase — protein MNQNLPQDLNRESLNQLSKQELVEIIIEQSKVIGELQKTVLELQQEIERLKVSRDLDSKTSSKPPSGDILKKSENKKAAPQEESNHPKRKPGGQPGHQGKTRKGFGRVDRCEILRPSDCVCCGQKAFAAVAVKVEKQSVAQLVERPIEIVEYQRHTCQCEYCGNIQTASWSQDIIPGQDLGISLQAFLGWANNYAHMPYEKQQEMLWELGQIEIGLGTLVTTNERIQTAIQPSITELSNWVKQTQPNIHVDETPWSVKGVKEWLWVVANSEFCLFTAADTRSRAELEAILGAKYTGVISSDDFSVYNGYAVPEQQKCLAHLRRHFKKLIQLPGLHNQAIGEAFVDLIDEAFGNYAQWFETLDCASYNDWVNQFKSKLQQTLDDWINLAGATAGNLLRSLRDKASQWWYFLDNPEVPPDNNQAERSLRLAVTKRKVSGGSRSMERFQHTANLLTVVQTCRRQSLSVIDFFVQALIADSINSQSRPSLVPQF, from the coding sequence ATGAACCAAAACCTGCCTCAAGATTTAAACCGGGAAAGCTTGAACCAGTTATCGAAACAAGAACTGGTAGAGATAATCATTGAGCAGAGCAAGGTAATAGGTGAATTACAGAAAACAGTATTAGAACTACAGCAAGAAATAGAACGTTTAAAAGTCAGCAGAGATTTAGACAGCAAAACCTCATCTAAGCCGCCATCAGGGGACATCCTCAAAAAGAGTGAAAACAAAAAAGCAGCACCGCAAGAAGAATCAAATCATCCCAAAAGAAAGCCAGGTGGGCAACCAGGGCATCAAGGTAAGACCCGTAAGGGTTTTGGTAGAGTAGATCGTTGTGAAATCTTACGTCCAAGTGATTGTGTCTGTTGTGGTCAAAAAGCGTTTGCGGCTGTGGCAGTAAAAGTAGAAAAACAGTCTGTAGCGCAACTAGTGGAGCGTCCCATTGAAATAGTTGAGTATCAACGCCATACGTGCCAGTGTGAGTACTGTGGCAATATACAAACAGCCTCCTGGTCACAAGATATCATCCCAGGACAGGATTTAGGGATTTCTTTACAGGCATTTTTAGGATGGGCAAATAATTATGCACATATGCCCTATGAAAAACAGCAAGAAATGTTGTGGGAGTTAGGTCAAATTGAAATTGGGCTGGGAACTTTAGTCACCACAAATGAACGAATTCAAACAGCGATTCAACCAAGCATTACTGAGTTAAGTAATTGGGTAAAACAGACACAACCTAACATTCATGTGGATGAAACACCTTGGTCTGTCAAGGGAGTTAAAGAATGGTTGTGGGTAGTTGCCAATTCTGAGTTTTGCCTGTTTACTGCTGCTGACACTCGTTCCAGAGCAGAACTAGAAGCCATTTTAGGGGCTAAATATACAGGGGTAATCAGCAGCGATGATTTTAGTGTTTACAATGGCTATGCGGTGCCTGAGCAGCAGAAATGTTTGGCTCATCTACGCCGTCACTTCAAAAAACTAATTCAACTTCCAGGTCTTCACAACCAAGCTATTGGTGAAGCATTTGTGGATTTAATTGATGAAGCTTTTGGAAATTATGCCCAATGGTTTGAGACTCTTGACTGCGCCAGTTATAACGATTGGGTCAATCAATTCAAATCTAAATTGCAACAAACACTTGATGACTGGATTAACTTAGCCGGAGCTACAGCAGGAAACCTTTTACGTTCCTTGCGCGATAAAGCCTCCCAATGGTGGTATTTCCTTGACAACCCTGAAGTTCCTCCTGATAACAATCAAGCCGAGCGATCGCTGCGTTTGGCTGTGACAAAACGTAAAGTTAGTGGTGGTTCCCGTTCGATGGAGCGGTTTCAACATACTGCCAATTTGTTGACGGTGGTTCAAACCTGTCGTCGTCAAAGTCTGTCTGTTATTGATTTTTTTGTACAAGCACTAATTGCTGACTCTATTAATTCTCAGTCTCGCCCTTCTCTAGTTCCTCAATTTTAG
- a CDS encoding glyoxalase-like domain protein produces the protein MVIASSVISFLLSPLTLGSFLPSLPLDSLLSTQGIMVLLLAAYAGAMWMFLTSAPKVHTVMVSDLEIARQLYEGLLDLPAAEVPLHYYYNYEQTIGATGIDPLYMSTGPSFSNKMMNNASEGLWYQLKKNTQLHVITGASLGTKNQQRHVCFDRDCLEMILMRVETRGLKFKIRNQKPLNFLVKDYEERIIEMAEVAN, from the coding sequence ATGGTTATAGCCTCTAGTGTGATATCGTTCCTACTTAGTCCTTTAACTTTAGGCTCGTTTCTGCCTTCCCTGCCCCTGGATAGCCTACTCTCCACCCAAGGCATTATGGTATTGCTCCTGGCAGCTTACGCTGGAGCAATGTGGATGTTCCTCACCAGTGCGCCCAAAGTACACACCGTCATGGTGTCAGATTTGGAAATTGCTCGACAGTTGTATGAAGGGCTGCTAGATTTACCAGCCGCTGAAGTGCCTTTGCACTACTATTACAATTACGAACAAACTATAGGAGCAACAGGCATAGACCCGCTTTATATGTCTACAGGGCCTAGTTTCTCCAACAAAATGATGAATAATGCCAGTGAAGGCTTGTGGTATCAGTTAAAGAAAAATACCCAGTTGCACGTGATTACTGGCGCTAGTTTAGGCACAAAAAACCAGCAACGCCATGTTTGCTTCGACCGCGATTGCCTAGAAATGATTTTAATGCGAGTAGAAACACGCGGTTTGAAATTCAAGATTCGCAACCAAAAACCCCTTAACTTTTTAGTTAAGGATTATGAAGAACGCATTATTGAAATGGCTGAGGTTGCGAATTAG
- a CDS encoding DNA-directed RNA polymerase sigma-70 factor, whose product MQIPHFPEANHPLVKSLFHQSDQELVNLFQRSPESGKYFTAIFCRYSPIVYTLIRHSARSPVQADYLFALTWRHIYYELGGLDLNSPTPNQEPLTLQNWLINITAYCINEIELPPTEAIHYSLKATSPALWCYVEQALDQLPPVLRFVVLMAQTFRWSETRIAAYLQAEGENFTPNEVANFLQEGYRMLEDKLPGDIRAIYLGEDAA is encoded by the coding sequence GTGCAAATCCCTCACTTTCCCGAAGCTAATCACCCCCTGGTTAAGTCGCTGTTCCATCAAAGTGACCAAGAACTAGTAAATCTGTTTCAACGCTCTCCCGAAAGCGGAAAGTACTTTACAGCGATTTTTTGCCGCTATAGCCCGATAGTTTACACCTTAATTCGGCATTCAGCGCGATCGCCTGTGCAAGCAGATTATTTGTTCGCCCTCACTTGGCGACATATTTACTACGAACTCGGTGGGCTAGATTTAAATAGCCCAACACCCAACCAAGAACCCTTAACTCTACAAAATTGGCTGATTAACATCACCGCCTACTGCATTAATGAGATTGAATTACCACCCACAGAAGCAATTCATTATTCTCTCAAAGCTACTTCCCCTGCTTTATGGTGCTATGTTGAGCAAGCATTGGATCAACTACCCCCAGTTTTGCGCTTTGTAGTCTTAATGGCCCAGACTTTCCGTTGGAGTGAAACGCGAATTGCTGCTTATCTCCAAGCTGAGGGCGAGAATTTTACCCCAAACGAAGTAGCCAATTTTCTCCAGGAAGGATATCGTATGTTAGAGGACAAATTACCTGGAGATATTCGTGCGATTTATTTAGGCGAAGATGCAGCCTAA